The Rhodocytophaga rosea genome has a segment encoding these proteins:
- a CDS encoding sensor histidine kinase produces MNPHLFPIPIEEKRRLAALPKYDILNTIPKEELDKLTALTASIFNVPIALISLVDEKKGWLKSGFGISLSQTIHSESFCRYTMMSKQVLEVENILTDSRFSGSPLVIEAPFIRYYCGVPLLNQAGDMIGSLGILDTVTRKLDDAQMKTLGLQAQQIVHIFELYHKRKQVEKEKNQFATSEALFSTIFRLNPFPTSITRLSDGKILHVNEQGLKAFGYSDEEVINRTTAQLNVWENTLEREELVKRLAVEHKVNGFQATFRQKGGQLWIALLSLEVIQWDGETCILWIMQDITERRKVEEAIHSYTRQLEEVNANKDKFFSIIAHDMLSPLNGILGSSNLLSEYMAHLSKEDIQELSRTINLSTANLKRLLSNLLEWARMQIGAIAFEPKQVNLRKVAEKVIELLKDNAHSKVITIDNKLEEDIYLRADENMAESILRNLLANGIKFSGQGTKITLTATLLPCYVQVSVQDQGIGMSKELQDQLFKFGITQSTLGTANEKGTGLGLLLCKDFVEKHSGRIWVESQPGKGTTFIFTLAR; encoded by the coding sequence ATGAACCCGCATTTATTTCCCATCCCTATTGAAGAAAAAAGAAGGCTTGCTGCTCTGCCCAAGTATGATATTTTAAATACAATACCTAAAGAAGAATTAGACAAATTAACTGCGCTAACAGCTTCAATTTTTAATGTTCCCATCGCACTTATTAGCCTCGTTGATGAAAAAAAAGGGTGGCTTAAATCTGGTTTTGGAATAAGTTTAAGCCAGACAATACACAGCGAGTCTTTCTGTCGATATACCATGATGAGCAAGCAGGTTTTAGAAGTGGAAAATATCCTCACAGATTCAAGATTTTCCGGCAGTCCGCTTGTAATAGAAGCGCCTTTCATCAGGTATTATTGCGGAGTTCCTCTCCTGAATCAAGCCGGAGATATGATAGGATCTCTTGGCATACTGGATACAGTAACACGAAAGCTGGATGACGCTCAAATGAAAACCCTTGGGCTGCAAGCTCAACAGATAGTCCATATCTTTGAATTATATCATAAGCGAAAACAAGTCGAAAAGGAAAAAAACCAATTTGCTACATCTGAAGCCTTGTTTTCTACTATTTTTCGTCTCAATCCTTTTCCTACATCTATTACCAGGCTTTCAGATGGGAAGATTTTACATGTCAATGAGCAAGGTTTAAAAGCCTTTGGATATAGTGATGAGGAGGTAATCAATCGTACCACTGCTCAATTAAACGTATGGGAGAATACCTTAGAGCGGGAAGAATTAGTGAAGCGCTTAGCTGTAGAGCATAAAGTGAATGGTTTTCAGGCTACCTTCCGCCAGAAGGGAGGCCAGCTATGGATTGCCCTTCTATCCTTAGAAGTGATTCAATGGGATGGAGAAACCTGTATCCTATGGATCATGCAGGATATTACTGAGCGCAGAAAAGTAGAAGAAGCCATTCATTCCTATACCCGGCAGCTGGAAGAGGTAAATGCAAACAAGGATAAGTTCTTCTCTATTATTGCCCATGACATGCTAAGCCCTTTAAATGGAATACTTGGTTCAAGTAATCTGCTTTCAGAGTACATGGCACACTTAAGCAAGGAAGATATACAGGAACTTTCCCGGACAATCAATCTTTCTACAGCTAATTTAAAGCGGTTGCTGAGTAATTTGCTGGAGTGGGCAAGAATGCAAATTGGGGCAATTGCTTTTGAGCCTAAACAAGTAAACCTTAGGAAGGTAGCAGAGAAGGTAATAGAACTGCTAAAAGATAATGCACATTCAAAAGTTATTACCATTGATAATAAACTCGAAGAAGATATTTATCTGCGAGCAGATGAAAATATGGCAGAGTCTATCTTAAGAAATTTGTTAGCCAATGGTATTAAATTTTCAGGTCAGGGAACAAAGATTACGCTCACGGCTACCCTTCTCCCTTGCTATGTACAGGTAAGTGTACAAGACCAGGGAATAGGCATGAGTAAAGAGCTTCAAGATCAACTGTTTAAATTTGGTATCACGCAAAGTACCCTAGGGACAGCCAATGAAAAAGGAACTGGTCTGGGACTTTTACTGTGTAAAGACTTCGTAGAAAAACATAGTGGAAGAATTTGGGTAGAAAGCCAGCCAGGAAAAGGAACTACATTTATATTTACTTTAGCTAGATAG
- a CDS encoding DinB family protein, which translates to MNDKVLRKQLVSLLEGENAHISFEKAVADLPAHLRGVKPANLPYSIWQLIEHIRITQWDILEFSTNASHQSPNWPDQYWPSKDGPASEQVWQASLSQIKKDKQAFIALLNDTGKDLFEAFSYGEGQNLLREALLIADHTSYHTGQIIIARRLLGNWQS; encoded by the coding sequence ATGAATGATAAAGTACTTAGAAAACAGCTTGTCAGCCTGCTTGAGGGAGAAAATGCACATATATCTTTTGAGAAAGCGGTAGCAGATTTGCCCGCTCATTTGAGGGGAGTTAAACCAGCAAACCTGCCTTATAGTATCTGGCAGCTGATAGAACATATCCGCATTACTCAGTGGGATATCCTAGAGTTTTCAACCAATGCCTCCCATCAGTCCCCTAATTGGCCTGACCAATATTGGCCTTCAAAAGATGGTCCTGCTAGTGAGCAGGTATGGCAAGCATCATTGAGTCAAATAAAAAAAGACAAGCAAGCTTTTATTGCTTTACTCAATGATACTGGAAAGGATTTATTTGAAGCTTTTTCTTATGGAGAAGGGCAAAATCTACTCAGGGAAGCCCTGTTAATTGCTGACCACACCAGTTATCATACCGGCCAAATCATTATCGCAAGAAGACTTCTCGGAAATTGGCAGAGTTAA
- a CDS encoding phytochrome family protein, with product MDHYTLSKTDLQRLYKDIYSKADKIIEPILGAMFLFGLLIAFFYDTWLIAIGIGSLNMLAYVITKKMLPESNLYQYILSVISAIFAAQYIYQMHGMAEMHFWVFISSTLLIIYQNWRLQLPLILMVYLHHGLFAYLQYSGYSEVYFTQLAYMDLTAFLFHALLATGVCGISAIWGYTTSKRTLQDALNIKTLSALQEELRQNACKMDELNTHLIQVNEEVHLKNERLHASEEELRQINENLNALVAHRTQALLKQNQKLLQHAYINAHKVRAPLARILGLVHLFDYETEWKENEKILIDHLNLSARELDKILKEVSLNLEMAEFKE from the coding sequence ATGGACCATTATACATTAAGTAAGACTGATTTACAAAGACTTTATAAAGATATTTATAGTAAAGCAGATAAAATCATAGAACCCATCCTGGGCGCCATGTTTTTATTTGGACTGTTGATCGCTTTCTTTTATGACACCTGGCTCATCGCCATAGGAATAGGTAGTTTGAATATGTTAGCATATGTGATCACCAAAAAAATGTTACCGGAGTCAAACCTGTATCAGTATATCCTAAGCGTTATATCTGCTATTTTTGCAGCTCAATATATTTATCAGATGCATGGCATGGCTGAAATGCATTTCTGGGTATTTATCTCTTCTACGCTACTCATTATTTACCAGAACTGGCGATTACAACTTCCTTTGATTCTGATGGTATATCTGCATCATGGCTTGTTTGCTTACCTGCAATATAGCGGCTACAGTGAAGTATATTTTACACAACTCGCCTACATGGATTTAACAGCTTTTCTGTTTCATGCCCTCTTGGCTACAGGTGTATGTGGCATCTCAGCTATATGGGGATATACCACTAGTAAAAGAACCTTGCAGGATGCCTTAAATATCAAAACATTATCAGCATTGCAGGAAGAGCTCAGGCAAAACGCCTGCAAGATGGATGAACTTAATACGCACTTAATACAGGTCAATGAAGAGGTGCATCTAAAAAATGAAAGGTTACATGCATCCGAAGAAGAACTCAGGCAAATCAATGAAAATTTGAATGCCTTGGTAGCCCATCGAACACAAGCATTGCTAAAGCAAAACCAAAAATTACTGCAACATGCATATATCAATGCCCATAAAGTTAGAGCGCCTCTGGCTCGGATTTTAGGCCTTGTCCATCTGTTTGACTATGAAACAGAATGGAAAGAAAATGAAAAGATATTAATAGATCATCTGAATCTTTCAGCCAGAGAACTCGATAAGATATTGAAAGAAGTTAGCCTAAATCTGGAAATGGCAGAGTTTAAAGAATAA